The Paenibacillus tianjinensis genome has a window encoding:
- a CDS encoding GspE/PulE family protein: MAIIKKRLGDLLVENGIISQEQLLEALGEQRKTKRKLGDLLISQGYITEQQLIEVLEFQLGIPHVSLFKYQIDPAITQIIPESMAKRYQVLPFMKEGGKLMVAMADPLDYFAIEDLRMSTGFKIEPAISTRDELQRAIARHYGMRDSMSQMMVELPTQEEIEETEITDEDSPIVRLVNQMIQQAVALRASDIHVDPGENNLTIRYRIDGALRTERVIPKQMQGFITARLKIMAKLNIAERRLPQDGRIKMQFDYKMVDIRVSSLPTMHGEKIVLRLLDLSTGIKSVDSLGFSEPNHAAFREMIAKPYGILLITGPTGSGKTTTLYSALNQLNVESSNIITVEDPVEYQLEGVNQVHVNPAVGLTFAAGLRSILRQDPNIVMVGEIRDTETAEIAVRASLTGHLVLSTLHTNDAVSTISRLRDMGIEPYLTASSLIGVVAQRLVRKICNDCKETYKPSEQEAIVLRKHGLPTERLHRGRGCGSCNTTGYRGRIAIHEVLTINDHLRELITNMATVEEMKSAARTSGLVQLMEDGFLKVTQGMTTLQEVLRETVSH, translated from the coding sequence TTGGCAATCATAAAAAAGCGACTCGGGGACCTGCTGGTAGAGAACGGCATTATCTCGCAGGAACAGCTGCTTGAGGCTCTGGGTGAACAGCGCAAGACCAAACGCAAGCTCGGAGATCTCTTAATCTCGCAGGGCTATATCACCGAACAGCAGTTAATTGAAGTATTGGAATTCCAGCTGGGCATCCCGCATGTCAGCTTGTTTAAATATCAGATTGATCCGGCAATCACGCAGATCATTCCGGAGAGTATGGCTAAGCGTTATCAGGTGCTGCCATTTATGAAAGAGGGCGGGAAGCTGATGGTTGCCATGGCCGATCCGCTGGACTATTTCGCCATTGAGGATCTGCGGATGAGCACAGGGTTCAAGATTGAACCGGCTATCTCTACCCGGGACGAACTCCAGCGGGCGATAGCCCGGCATTACGGCATGCGCGATTCAATGAGCCAGATGATGGTAGAACTTCCTACCCAGGAAGAGATTGAAGAGACAGAGATTACGGACGAGGACTCGCCGATTGTCCGGCTCGTTAACCAGATGATTCAGCAGGCTGTTGCGCTGCGGGCATCCGATATTCATGTCGATCCAGGCGAGAATAATCTCACGATCCGTTACCGGATCGACGGAGCGCTGCGGACGGAACGTGTTATTCCTAAACAAATGCAGGGCTTTATTACTGCCAGGCTGAAGATTATGGCCAAGCTGAACATTGCCGAGCGGCGGCTTCCTCAGGATGGCCGGATCAAAATGCAATTCGACTATAAGATGGTCGACATCCGCGTGTCGTCTCTGCCCACGATGCACGGCGAGAAAATTGTACTCCGCCTGCTCGACCTAAGCACAGGTATCAAATCGGTGGACAGCCTCGGCTTCAGCGAGCCGAATCATGCTGCTTTCCGGGAGATGATTGCCAAACCGTACGGCATTCTGCTGATTACAGGACCAACCGGAAGCGGGAAGACCACTACTCTGTATTCTGCACTGAACCAGCTTAATGTGGAGAGTTCCAATATTATCACGGTCGAAGATCCGGTGGAATATCAGCTCGAAGGGGTCAATCAGGTTCATGTGAATCCTGCGGTAGGGCTGACTTTTGCAGCGGGACTCCGTTCCATTCTGCGTCAGGACCCGAATATTGTGATGGTTGGGGAAATCCGGGATACAGAAACCGCTGAGATTGCAGTGAGAGCTTCACTTACCGGGCACTTAGTGCTGTCAACGCTGCATACCAATGATGCAGTCAGTACCATTTCAAGACTGCGGGATATGGGAATTGAACCTTATCTTACCGCTTCTTCACTAATTGGGGTAGTCGCCCAGCGTCTGGTCCGCAAGATTTGCAACGACTGCAAAGAAACATACAAACCTTCGGAGCAGGAAGCGATTGTCCTTCGTAAGCACGGTCTGCCGACTGAACGACTGCATCGCGGCCGCGGCTGCGGCAGCTGCAATACCACGGGCTACCGCGGACGTATCGCCATTCATGAGGTGCTGACGATTAATGATCATCTGCGGGAGCTGATCACGAATATGGCAACAGTGGAAGAAATGAAATCCGCTGCCCGGACAAGCGGGCTGGTACAACTGATGGAGGACGGATTCCTCAAGGTTACGCAAGGCATGACTACCCTTCAAGAGGTTCTGCGCGAGACGGTGTCACACTAA